A genomic segment from Panthera tigris isolate Pti1 chromosome A1, P.tigris_Pti1_mat1.1, whole genome shotgun sequence encodes:
- the CARTPT gene encoding cocaine- and amphetamine-regulated transcript protein — MESPRLRPLTVLGAALLFLLPLLGARAQEDAELQPRALDIYSAVEDTSHEKELIEALQEVLKKLKTKSIPIYEKKYGQVPMCHAGERCAVRKGARIGKLCDCPRGTTCNSFLLKCL, encoded by the exons ATGGAGAGCCCCCGTCTCCGGCCGCTGACCGTCTTGGGTGCCGCCCTGCTTTTTCTGCTACCGCTGTTGGGTGCCCGTGCCCAGGAGGATGCTGAGCTCCAGCCCCGAGCCCTGGACATCTACTCCGCCGTGGAGGATACCTCCCATGAGAAGGAGCTG ATCGAAGCGCTACAGGAAGTCCTGAAGAAGCTCAAGACTAAAAGTATTCCGATCTATGAGAAGAAGTATGGTCAAGTCCCCATG TGCCACGCTGGGGAGCGGTGCGCAGTGCGAAAAGGAGCACGGATTGGGAAGCTTTGCGACTGTCCCCGAGGAACCACCTGCAATTCCTTCCTCTTGAAGTGCTTATGA